The Demetria terragena DSM 11295 sequence TCCTGCCTCGGCAGGATCAGACAAGAAGACCGCTGAACCTGCCGCAGCGCCTGCCTTTGGGCTGATCTTCCAGGCACCCGACCCGCAAACCCGAGTCCCCGCTCGCGAGCCGGTCCGTGACGAGCCACTTCCTGAGCAAGAGAACCGTTCATCGGGGTCTCCCAAGGAGGACTCGTCCGATGGCCGATCGGCAGGTCGTCAGGAGGCCAAGGACACGAAGGCCGCCAAGGGCAAAAAGGGCGACAAGTCCAAGAGAGCGTCCAAGGCCAAAGACACCGATGGTGGCGGTGACGCCGCACCAGGTGCGCCGTCGGAGTCCTCCGACGAGGACGACCAGAACGCAGAAGGCGGCAACCGTCGGCGCCGGGGCGGCCGCGGCCGTACGCGCAAGGATGCTGATGCTGGGGACCACGAGGCCCAGGACAGCGCCGATGACGGGTCAGGCGACAACGACTCCAGCGAGTCAGCAGATGGGGATAGCGACGGGGAGGGCAATGGCTCGCGTCGGCGTCGTCGGCGCCGTCGCGGTGGTTCAGGCGCAGGCGAGTCTGATGACCCGCCGGGCACCGTGACCAAGGTGCGTGAAGCCCGAAAGCCGCGCGACGAAGTGACCTCGATCAAGGGGTCAACACGCTTGGAGGCCAAGCGTCAACGTCGCCGCGAAGGCCGCGAGGCTGGCCGCCGCCGTACGGTCATCACTGAAGCTGAGTTCCTGGCGCGTCGGGAGAGCGTCGAGCGCACGATGGTGGTGCGCGAGCGCGAGGGCCGCACCCAGATCGGCGTCATGGAAGACGACGTTCTCGTCGAGCACTATGTCTCTCGCGAGAGCCAGCAGGCCTCGATGGCTGGCAACGTCTACCTCGGTCGGGTCCAAAACGTGCTGCCGAGCATGGAAGCCGCCTTCGTCGACATCGGCCGTGGCCGCAACGCGGTGCTCTATGCCGGCGAAGTCAACTGGGACGCCGCGGGCATGGAAAGCAACCAGCCCAAGCGCATCGAGAACGCACTCAAGTCTGGTGAGACGGTCCTGGTGCAGGTCACCAAAGACCCCATCGGTCACAAGGGCGCACGGCTGACCTCGCAGATCTCGCTGCCGGGGCGGTACCTCGTCTATGTGCCGAACAGTTCGATGACCGGCATCTCTCGCAAGTTGCCCGACACCGAGCGCTCCCGGCTGAAAAAGATCCTCAAGGAGGTCGTTCCCGAAGACGGTGGCGTCATCGTCCGTACGGCCGCCGAGGGGGCGAGCGAGGAAGAACTGCGCGCCGACGTCGAGCGGCTGGTGAAGACCTGGGAGCAGATCCAGAAGAAGGCCGGATCCAGCAAGGCGAGCGCGCCGTCCCTCCTGCAGGGTGAGTCCGAAATGACCGTGCGGGTGATCCGCGACGTGTTCAACGAAGACTTCAGCAAGCTGATTGTGTCGGGCGATTCCGCCTGGACGCAGATCAGCGACTATGTCGACTCGGTGGCCCCCGACCTCAAAGACCGTCTGCAGAAGTGGACGGGTGAGAAAGACGTCTTTGCGGTGAACCGAGTGGACGAGCAGTTGGCCAAGGCCATGGACCGCAAGGTCTGGTTGCCCTCTGGCGGGTCGCTCATCATCGACCGCACCGAGGCCATGACTGTCGTCGACGTCAACACGGGCAAGTTTGTCGGTTCGGGTGGCAACCTCGAAGAGACAGTGACCAAAAACAACATTGAGGCTGCGGAGGAGATCGTCCGCCAGCTTCGGCTCCGCGACATCGGCGGCATCATCGTGGTCGACTTCATCGACATGGTGCTGGAGGCCAACCGCGACTTGGTGGTCCGTCGACTCCTGGAATGCCTCGGTCGCGACCGCACCAAGCACCAGGTGGCGGAAGTCACCTCGCTTGGTCTGGTCCAGATGACCCGCAAGCGCGTGGGCAGCGGGCTGATCGAGATCTTCTCTGAGCCGTGCGAGCACTGCGCTGGTCGCGGTCTCGTCATCCACGACAAGCCGGTGGAGAAGTCTGGCGGACAGAGTGGTGGCAGCAACGGCGGAAGTTCCACCGGTCGGCGCAAGGGCCGAAAGGGCGCCAAGCAGAACGATTCGGGAACCCCGGCGAATGAGCCGCCGGCTCAGGACAAGACCGACTCCAACGGTCGTACGCCCGCACAGATCGCCGCAGCCGCGCACGCCGCCGCGGTGTCCGCAGAGGACAAGAACCACACCGCCAAGGAACCGGGTCGTCAGGACGTCGAGGCGCCAGAGCCGCAGGCGGTAGCGCCCGAGGCGAAGACGCCAGAGCAGACCATGGTTGAT is a genomic window containing:
- a CDS encoding Rne/Rng family ribonuclease; amino-acid sequence: MSLDFSDQSDPASAGSDKKTAEPAAAPAFGLIFQAPDPQTRVPAREPVRDEPLPEQENRSSGSPKEDSSDGRSAGRQEAKDTKAAKGKKGDKSKRASKAKDTDGGGDAAPGAPSESSDEDDQNAEGGNRRRRGGRGRTRKDADAGDHEAQDSADDGSGDNDSSESADGDSDGEGNGSRRRRRRRRGGSGAGESDDPPGTVTKVREARKPRDEVTSIKGSTRLEAKRQRRREGREAGRRRTVITEAEFLARRESVERTMVVREREGRTQIGVMEDDVLVEHYVSRESQQASMAGNVYLGRVQNVLPSMEAAFVDIGRGRNAVLYAGEVNWDAAGMESNQPKRIENALKSGETVLVQVTKDPIGHKGARLTSQISLPGRYLVYVPNSSMTGISRKLPDTERSRLKKILKEVVPEDGGVIVRTAAEGASEEELRADVERLVKTWEQIQKKAGSSKASAPSLLQGESEMTVRVIRDVFNEDFSKLIVSGDSAWTQISDYVDSVAPDLKDRLQKWTGEKDVFAVNRVDEQLAKAMDRKVWLPSGGSLIIDRTEAMTVVDVNTGKFVGSGGNLEETVTKNNIEAAEEIVRQLRLRDIGGIIVVDFIDMVLEANRDLVVRRLLECLGRDRTKHQVAEVTSLGLVQMTRKRVGSGLIEIFSEPCEHCAGRGLVIHDKPVEKSGGQSGGSNGGSSTGRRKGRKGAKQNDSGTPANEPPAQDKTDSNGRTPAQIAAAAHAAAVSAEDKNHTAKEPGRQDVEAPEPQAVAPEAKTPEQTMVDVEPAPTPAAEAPVDDPAPARRARRRRGRVVAPAGPPPASLEKADDGG